From Chelatococcus sp. YT9, a single genomic window includes:
- a CDS encoding vitamin B12-dependent ribonucleotide reductase, with translation MRIERRYTEEGQSPYASIEFRAATSEIRNPDGSTVFKLDAFDVPASWSQVASDVIAQKYFRKAGVPARLKRVEENDVPSFLWPSVADTEALALLPEAERYTSETSAQQVFDRLAGCWTYWGWKGGYFSSEADASAFFDELRFMLANQMVAPNSPQWFNTGLHWAYGIDGPSQGHYYVDFKTGKLTKSKSSYEHPQPHACFIQSVSDDLVNEGGIMDLWVREARLFKYGSGTGSNFSKLRGEGEKLSGGGRSSGLMSFLKIGDRAAGAIKSGGTTRRAAKMVVVDVDHPDIETYIDWKVKEEQKVAALVAGSKACQKHLKAVLKACVNCESQGGEKPDSCYDPEKNPALKREIKLARRAFVPDNYIKRVIQFARQGYTDISFDVYDTDWDSEAYATVAGQNSNNSVRVDDDFLNAVEADGDFALKARLTGKPVKTLKARELWEKIGYAAWASADPGIQFHTTINDWHTCPASGPIVASNPCSEYMFLDDTACNLASANLLQFYDRATRRFDVEAFEHACRLWTLVLEISVTMAQFPSKEIAELSYKYRTLGLGYANIGGLLMTMGLPYDSAEARALAGAITAVMTGTSYATSAEMAQELGPFPGYAKNSPHMLRVIRNHRRAAHGEAAGYEKLATDPVPLDHASAAKLGELGTTLVAHAVAAWDKALTLGKAHGYRNAQTTVLAPTGTIGLVMDCDTTGIEPDFALVKFKKLAGGGYFKIINRAVPDALRSLGYRESEIAEIEAYAVGHGSLAQAPAINKTTLAAKGFPEEKIATLEAGMKSAFDIKFVFNKWTLGEDFLTGTLEIPAERLNDPSFDLLAHLGFSKADVEAANIHICGAMTLEGAPHLKTEHYAVFDCANPCGRTGKRYLSVESHIRMMAAAQPFITGAISKTINMPNDATVEDCKEAYLLSWRLALKANALYRDGSKLSQPLNSALINEEEDEVEDAVDALLAQPTAARTAQVAERIVEKIIERVERVREREKMPDRRKGYTQKAVVGGHKVYLRTGEYADGRLGEIFIDMHKEGAAFRAMMNNFAIAVSLGLQYGVPLEEYVEAFTFTRFEPAGFVAGNQSIKNATSILDYVFRELAISYLSRYDLAHVDPSEIGFDVIGKGENQAKAPEGTPAPTQQVISKGFVRGKPTNFLTIPGDKRDAPKAPGATATAQPSSATVVAFAGTGAVALKSEPEQDEEPAGEEAFASLGFAAPANQQRSVSDRRAEARMKGYEGEACPECANFTLVRNGTCMKCDTCGSTTGCS, from the coding sequence ATGCGGATCGAGCGCCGGTACACCGAAGAGGGACAGTCCCCCTACGCCTCCATCGAGTTTCGAGCCGCGACAAGCGAGATCCGCAACCCCGATGGATCGACGGTTTTCAAGCTCGACGCCTTTGATGTCCCCGCGAGCTGGAGCCAGGTCGCCAGCGACGTCATCGCCCAGAAGTATTTTCGCAAGGCCGGCGTTCCCGCGCGCCTCAAGCGTGTCGAGGAGAACGACGTTCCCTCCTTCCTCTGGCCGTCCGTCGCCGACACCGAAGCCCTCGCACTCCTACCAGAGGCCGAGCGGTATACGTCCGAAACATCGGCGCAGCAGGTCTTCGACCGTCTTGCGGGCTGCTGGACCTATTGGGGCTGGAAGGGCGGCTATTTCTCCTCCGAGGCCGACGCCAGCGCCTTCTTCGACGAACTGCGCTTCATGCTGGCGAACCAGATGGTCGCCCCGAACTCCCCACAGTGGTTCAACACCGGCCTGCACTGGGCCTATGGCATCGATGGGCCGAGCCAGGGCCACTACTATGTGGACTTCAAGACCGGCAAGCTGACGAAATCCAAGTCGTCCTACGAACACCCTCAGCCGCATGCATGCTTCATCCAGTCCGTGAGCGACGACCTCGTCAACGAGGGCGGCATCATGGACCTGTGGGTGCGTGAGGCGCGGCTTTTCAAATATGGCTCCGGCACCGGCTCCAACTTCTCGAAGCTGCGCGGCGAAGGCGAGAAACTGTCGGGCGGCGGGCGTTCCTCCGGGCTCATGTCGTTCCTCAAGATCGGCGATCGCGCCGCCGGCGCCATCAAATCGGGCGGCACCACACGCCGCGCCGCCAAGATGGTGGTGGTCGATGTCGACCATCCCGACATCGAGACCTATATTGATTGGAAGGTGAAGGAGGAGCAGAAGGTCGCGGCGCTCGTCGCGGGCTCCAAGGCTTGCCAGAAGCATCTGAAGGCGGTGCTCAAGGCCTGCGTCAACTGCGAATCCCAGGGCGGCGAGAAGCCCGATTCCTGCTACGATCCGGAAAAGAACCCGGCGTTGAAGCGCGAGATCAAACTCGCCCGCCGCGCCTTCGTGCCCGACAACTACATCAAGCGCGTCATTCAGTTCGCCCGGCAGGGCTACACCGATATCTCCTTCGACGTCTATGACACCGACTGGGATTCGGAGGCCTATGCGACCGTCGCCGGCCAGAACTCCAACAATTCCGTGCGAGTGGACGACGATTTCCTGAACGCCGTGGAAGCGGACGGCGATTTCGCTCTGAAGGCGCGCCTTACCGGCAAGCCGGTCAAGACCCTGAAGGCCCGTGAGCTTTGGGAGAAGATCGGCTATGCGGCCTGGGCCTCGGCCGATCCGGGCATCCAGTTCCACACGACCATCAACGACTGGCACACCTGCCCTGCCTCGGGACCGATCGTCGCATCGAACCCGTGCTCGGAGTACATGTTCCTCGACGATACGGCCTGCAATCTCGCCTCGGCGAACCTCCTGCAGTTCTATGACCGCGCCACGCGCCGCTTCGACGTGGAGGCCTTCGAGCACGCCTGCCGCTTGTGGACGCTCGTCCTCGAAATCTCGGTGACGATGGCGCAGTTCCCCTCCAAGGAGATCGCGGAGCTTTCCTACAAGTACCGCACGCTTGGTCTTGGTTACGCGAATATCGGCGGCCTTCTGATGACGATGGGCCTCCCCTATGATTCAGCTGAGGCGAGAGCACTTGCCGGCGCGATCACCGCTGTGATGACCGGCACCTCCTATGCCACCTCTGCGGAGATGGCGCAGGAGCTCGGCCCTTTCCCAGGCTATGCCAAGAACTCGCCCCACATGTTGCGCGTCATCCGCAACCACCGCCGCGCGGCGCACGGCGAGGCCGCGGGATATGAGAAGCTGGCGACCGATCCCGTGCCGCTCGACCATGCCTCCGCCGCCAAGCTGGGCGAGCTCGGGACCACTCTGGTTGCCCATGCCGTCGCCGCCTGGGACAAGGCGCTGACGCTCGGCAAGGCCCATGGCTACCGCAACGCCCAGACGACTGTGCTCGCGCCCACCGGCACGATCGGCCTCGTCATGGATTGCGACACCACCGGCATCGAGCCGGACTTTGCACTGGTGAAGTTCAAGAAGCTCGCCGGTGGCGGCTATTTCAAGATCATCAACCGCGCGGTGCCGGATGCGCTGCGCTCCCTCGGCTACCGCGAGTCGGAAATTGCCGAGATCGAGGCTTACGCGGTCGGCCACGGCTCGCTCGCGCAAGCCCCTGCCATCAACAAGACGACCCTCGCAGCCAAGGGGTTCCCGGAAGAGAAGATCGCAACCCTTGAAGCGGGCATGAAGTCGGCGTTCGACATCAAGTTCGTTTTCAACAAATGGACCCTCGGCGAGGACTTCCTCACGGGCACCCTCGAAATCCCGGCCGAGCGTCTCAACGATCCGAGCTTCGATCTCCTCGCCCATCTCGGCTTCTCGAAGGCCGATGTCGAAGCGGCGAACATCCACATCTGCGGGGCGATGACGCTGGAGGGCGCGCCGCATCTCAAAACCGAGCACTATGCTGTCTTCGACTGCGCCAATCCGTGCGGCCGCACCGGCAAGCGCTACCTTTCGGTCGAGAGCCATATCCGCATGATGGCGGCGGCGCAGCCCTTCATCACGGGCGCCATCTCCAAGACCATCAACATGCCGAATGACGCGACCGTCGAGGACTGCAAGGAGGCCTATCTCCTCTCCTGGCGGCTCGCGCTGAAGGCGAACGCGCTCTACCGCGACGGTTCCAAGCTGTCGCAGCCGCTGAACTCCGCCCTCATCAACGAGGAAGAGGATGAGGTCGAGGACGCCGTCGATGCCCTTCTCGCCCAGCCCACCGCCGCACGGACCGCGCAGGTCGCAGAGCGCATCGTCGAGAAGATCATCGAGCGCGTCGAGCGGGTCCGCGAGCGCGAGAAGATGCCGGACCGCCGCAAGGGTTACACCCAGAAGGCCGTTGTCGGCGGCCACAAGGTCTATCTGCGCACCGGCGAGTATGCCGACGGCCGACTTGGGGAAATCTTCATCGACATGCATAAGGAAGGCGCAGCCTTCCGGGCGATGATGAACAACTTCGCCATCGCCGTGTCGCTTGGCCTGCAGTATGGCGTCCCGCTCGAGGAATATGTCGAAGCTTTCACCTTCACGCGCTTCGAGCCCGCCGGCTTTGTCGCCGGCAATCAGTCGATCAAGAACGCCACCTCGATCCTTGACTATGTGTTCCGCGAGCTGGCGATCTCCTATCTCTCGCGCTACGACCTCGCGCATGTCGATCCGAGCGAAATCGGCTTCGACGTGATCGGCAAGGGCGAGAACCAGGCCAAAGCCCCGGAGGGCACGCCTGCCCCCACCCAGCAGGTGATCTCCAAGGGTTTCGTGCGCGGCAAGCCGACGAACTTCCTCACCATTCCCGGTGACAAGCGCGATGCCCCAAAAGCTCC
- a CDS encoding GNAT family N-acetyltransferase, which yields MSVVWSGRNPVRRVDPTEFARLERAFAADVEAWLLPSSRDHDASVWNYRIRMVRAMIGRFRGSAHFVCMLGASVTGLAVADNGTANVIRLKALSTHPGQQGAGSLLIEHIVNDWPAPVAEVRLTTLDEARAFYMRLGFLSLERNQMCLDLARSPQWEWAEGRWRLKAYANLPRFATWSEEASPLPPKARLQ from the coding sequence ATGTCAGTAGTGTGGAGCGGTCGGAATCCTGTGCGGCGCGTCGATCCGACGGAATTCGCCCGTCTGGAGAGGGCCTTCGCGGCCGATGTCGAGGCATGGCTGCTCCCGTCCTCGCGGGATCATGATGCAAGTGTCTGGAATTACCGGATTCGCATGGTCAGGGCGATGATTGGTCGCTTCAGGGGTTCGGCACATTTCGTATGCATGCTGGGCGCGTCTGTGACGGGCCTTGCGGTCGCTGACAACGGGACGGCGAACGTTATCCGCTTGAAGGCATTGTCCACACACCCTGGCCAGCAGGGTGCCGGATCGCTTCTGATCGAGCATATCGTCAACGACTGGCCGGCGCCGGTCGCCGAGGTTCGCCTCACGACGCTGGATGAGGCAAGGGCCTTCTATATGCGTCTCGGCTTCCTGTCGCTCGAGCGAAATCAGATGTGCCTTGACCTCGCCAGGAGCCCACAGTGGGAATGGGCTGAGGGGCGATGGCGCTTGAAAGCCTATGCCAATCTGCCACGTTTCGCGACCTGGAG
- a CDS encoding NADH:ubiquinone oxidoreductase subunit NDUFA12: MKDFLLRMFTWWNKQTFGTQFWTWRFGERVGQDEFGNTYYRTKGGAKDPALGFERRWVVYAGYAEASAIPPGWHGWIHHTTDVPPTQDGYQAKEWQRPHRENMTGTPEAYRPAGSTLAEGRRPQATGDYSAWTP; this comes from the coding sequence ATGAAAGACTTTCTCCTGCGCATGTTCACCTGGTGGAACAAGCAGACGTTCGGAACGCAGTTCTGGACGTGGCGGTTTGGCGAACGGGTCGGTCAGGACGAGTTCGGCAACACCTATTATCGGACAAAGGGCGGGGCAAAGGATCCCGCGCTCGGTTTCGAGCGTCGCTGGGTCGTCTACGCCGGCTATGCCGAAGCATCGGCCATCCCGCCGGGCTGGCATGGGTGGATACACCACACGACCGACGTGCCGCCCACGCAGGACGGCTACCAGGCGAAGGAATGGCAGCGACCGCATCGCGAGAACATGACGGGCACGCCCGAGGCGTATCGCCCGGCCGGTTCGACGCTCGCCGAAGGGCGCCGCCCACAGGCAACAGGTGACTACAGCGCCTGGACGCCCTGA